A window of the Lactuca sativa cultivar Salinas chromosome 5, Lsat_Salinas_v11, whole genome shotgun sequence genome harbors these coding sequences:
- the LOC111901074 gene encoding uncharacterized protein LOC111901074 — protein sequence MDTDDDTVYFMLLSWYWMFLASTRIERISDLNLTLTGHAFTQELLHGSSLQCHELMRLSREAYVLLCNDFKQKNWLQSSRSISVEEKLAIFLTIIGHNERFRMVKCRFQHSTETIHRCFHEVLNAMMNFVREIIVSTSSNETVNTSGRHRWLKEIFPGAIGALDGTLVHTVVSAGQQTRYRGRGKDKYYLCDAAYTNTRGFMAPYRITRYWLSDF from the exons ATGGATACAGATGATGATACTGTGTATTTCATGTTGCTTTCTTGGTATTGGATGTTTTTAGCTTCGACAAGAATAGAAAGGATAAGCGACTTGAATTTGACATTGACCGGTCATGCATTTACGCAAGAATTGTTGCATGGATCTTCTTTACAATGTCATGAGTTGATGCGTCTTTCACGGGAAGCATATGTACTACTATGCAacgattttaaacaaaaaaattggtTGCAAAGTAGTCGGTCAATAAGTGTTGAAGAAAAGTTAGCTATCTTTTTAACAATTATCGGGCACAATGAGCGGTTTCGAATGGTTAAATGTAGATTTCAACACTCAACAGAAACAATTCATAGGTGTTTTCATGAGGTTCTAAATGCGATGATGAACTTTGTAAGAGAAATTATTGTGTCAACATCTTCTAATGAAACAGTAAACACATCAGGACGACATAGATGGTTGAAAGAAATATTTCCGGGAGCGATAGGTGCATTAGATGGAACTCTTGTACATACAGTCGTGTCCGCCGGTCAACAAACTCGTTATAGAGGAAGAGGAAAAG ACaaatattacctttgtgatgccGCATACACCAACACTCGTGGATTTATGGCTCCCTACCGAATTACGAGGTACTGGTTATCCGATTTCTGA